GGCCCGGAGGGGGAGCACAGGTGAGTCCTGCCGCGAAGAGGGGCGTCCTGATCGGGGGCGCGCTGGCGGTGGTCGACCGCGGCGGCAAGGCGGTCGTGCTGTCCGGCGCTGGCGGGCTGCGCCTGGCCGACGACAAGACGTTCCCCCTGCTGCGTTCCGCGCTCACCTCACAGGCGCAGGCGTCAGGGTGTCGGCAAGGTCGGTGTGAGGGGCCTGCGCAGACCGCGAAAGTCCGTGAAGGGGCCCTTCACGGACTCTGAGTCTGTGAAGGGCCCCTTCACGGACCCGAGACCTCCACGAGGTGGTCGCGCGTCTCGAACACCTCCGCTTCGCCTGCTGCCGGGCGAAATCGACGACGATGGCAGGCACCGTCGATGATGACGGGGCAGCTACGGCTCTCTCTGCTGATCACGGGGCCTCGACCAACTTTGCCGGGACCTGGGCGCAGGCGTCGTCCGGAGACGCGTTCGCGGTGGAGCGGGTCGACCGCGAAGGCAAGAGCCAGGAGACGCTGTTCGGACACGCCGGCGCCGAGCAGAAGCCGATGACGAGCAGCGTCAGTACGGCCATCCAGGCGGCCGCGCAGGCCGCGGTCGACGGCTATCACGGCAAGGCCGTCCTGGTCGCGCTCCAGCCGTCCACCGGCGGTGTGCTGGCGCGAAATTCCTCGCCGCCCTGCCCTGGCCGTCGCACCGTCCGAAAAGGACTGGAACATCCGTTCCGGGGACACGTGTCCGGCCGCGCCGGGCGCCTCACTATTCTGGACGCGCTGCGGGCCGGGGATGGGGAGGCGGACATGGACGGACTTCCGGTACTCCTCGGTGTCGGCGGACTGGTGCTGCTGTCCTCTGTGCTCGCGGTGCGGGTGTCCATCCGGCTCGGTTTCCCGTCGCTGCTGCTGTATCTCGCGATCGGCGTGGTACTCGGGGAATCCGGCCTCGGCATCCATTTCGACAACCCGGCGCTCACCCAGTCGCTCGGGCTGGCCGCGCTGGTGCTGATCCTCACCGAGGGCGGGCTCACCACCCGCTGGTCGTCGGTCAAATCCTCGCTGGGGCCCGGGATCGTGCTGTCCACAGTGGCCGTGGTGATCAGCATCGTGGTCACCGGCGCGGCGCTGCACTGGCTGCTCGGCCTCGATTGGCGGCTGGCGCTGCTGTGGGGCGCGGTACTGGCCTCCACCGACGCCGCGGCGGTGTTCTCCGTGCTGCGTTCGGCCGGAATCGGCAAACGGCTGTCCGGCATGCTCGAACTCGAGTCCGGGATCAACGACGCGCCCGCCTACATCGCGGTGATCGTACTGGCCTCCGGGGATGCGGTCGACTGGTCGCTGCCGCTGGTGGTGGTCTACGAATTGGCCGCCGGCCTGGCCATCGGGCTGGCGTTCGGCTGGCTCGGCACCCAGGCGCTGCGCCGGGCCGCGCTCCCGGCGACCGGGCTCTACCCGCTCGCCACGGTCGCGGTGTGCGTGCTCGCCTACTCCTCGGGTCAGCTCGCGCACGCCTCCGGCCTGCTCGCCACCTACGTCGCGGGGCTGGTGCTGGGCAATTCGAAACTGCCGCACCGCTCGGACACCCTGTCCTTCGCCGAAGGGCTCGGCTGGCTCGCCCAGATCGGGCTGTTCGTGCTGCTCGGCCTGTTCGCCTCGCCGAGCAGGCTGCTGGAGACGCTGGTGCCCGGCCTGGTCGCGGGCGCGGTCGTGCTGCTGCTGGCCCGGCCGCTGTCGGTGGCGCTGTCCCTGCTGCCGTTCCGGTTGCCCTGGCGAGAGCAGGCGTTCCTGTCCTGGGCCGGGCTGCGCGGGGCGGTGCCGATCGTGCTCGCGATGATCCCGCTGTCCCAAGGCCTGCCTGGTGCGCAACGGCTGGTGGACGCGGTGTTCGTGCTCGTCATCGTGCTGACCCTGCTGCAGGGGTCGACGCTCGGGCCGCTGGCCCGGCTGCTGCGGCTGGACCGCGCGGGCGAGGTGCAGGAGATCGAGGTCGACTCGGCCCCGCTCGACGAACTCGGCGCCGAGCTGCTGCAGGTGCGCATCCAGAAGGGCTCGAAGCTGCACGGCGTGTACCTGTCCGAGCTGCGGCTGCCCGCCGGGGCCACGGTCAGCCTGGTGGTGCGCAGCGGAGCCGGGTTCACCCCGCAGAAGACGAGCCGGCTGCAGGAGGACGACCAGCTGCTCGTGGTCGCCACCGAGCATGTGCGCGAGGCCGCCGAGCTGCGGATCCGCGCGGTGGACCGGGCCGGGCGGCTGGCCAGGTGGCGCGGGGAGTCCGGCCGCTGACCGGGATAGTCCATTGTGGACTGACCGGGTGACGGCCGTCTCAGATCACGGAATGGGGCTGGTGCCGCGCACTGGTGATCGGCTATCGTCTTCAGCAGGTCATGAGTGCCAGCGTCAAGCCCCGGCTTGCTGGCCGGCAACCCTCCTTCCGCGGTGGGGTGCCCCGGGTGAGGACCGGGCCGGTCGCGCAGTGCGGCGGGCAAGCGCGGGCCCCTCGCCGGGTCCCCCGGATTGCCGAGGAGGCAGCGTCATGACTGCTACATCCCCACCGAATACAGTCCTGCCGAACGCCCTTGCGTCGAACGCGCCGGAATCTGGCGAAACCAACGCCGTTCCGCCGGTGGCCGGTGCCGGCCTGCGCATACCGCTGGTGACCGGCGGCGACATCTCCTACGCGAACCTCGATCACGCGGCCAGCGCGCCGTGTCTGTCCGCGGTCCGGTCCGCGGTCGACGAGTTCCTGCCCTGGTACGCCAGCGTGCACCGGGGCGCGGGTTTCGCGTCGCAGGTCTCCACCCGGCTCTACGAGCGCACGCGGAAAGTGCTGCGCCGCTTCGCCGACGCCCGCGACACTGACACCGTGGTGTTCACCCGCAACACCACCGATGCGTTCAACCTGCTGGCGAAGGCGTTGCCGCACAAGACTTCCGTGGTCGTGTTCGACACCGAGCACCACGCCGCGCTGCTGCCGTGGCGCGGGCCGAACGTGCGCCGGGTGTCGCTGCCGCGCACCCGGCTGGCCGCAGTGTCCGTTGTGGACGAAGCGCTGGCCGCCTGCCCGCAGGGGCCGCGGCTGGTGGTCGTCGCCGGAGCGTCCAATGTGACCGGTGAGCTGCTGCCGGTGGCGGAGATCTCCGCGGTGGCGCGGAAACACGGTGCCCGGGTGGCGCTGGACGCCGCGCAGCTCGCACCGCACCGGCGGATCTCGCTGCGGGAACTCGACGTGGACTACGTGGCGCTGTCGGGGCACAAGCTCTACGCCCCGTTCGGCGCCGGCGCGCTGATCGGCCGCAGCGACTGGCTGCGCGCGGCCGTCCCGTACCTCGCCGGCGGTGGTGCGACGAAGCTGGTCACCGAGGAGGCCGTGGTCTGGAACACCGGGCCGGAGCGGCACGAGGCGGGCTCGCCGAACACCGTAGGCGTGTATGCGCTGAGCGTCGCCTGCGAACAGCTGGCCGCGAACTGGGACGCGATCGGTGCGCACGAGGCCGAGTTGCTCGAACGGCTCCGCAAGGGGCTTGCCGGGCTGCCCGGCTGCGCCGAACTGCGGCTGTTCGACGCCCCGGTGGACCGCGTCGGCACGGTCAGCTTCGTCGTCGACGGGTTCGACCCGGGTTGGGTCGCCGCCGTGCTGTCGGCCGAGTACGGCATCGGAGTGCGCGACGGCGCGTTCTGTGCCCACGTCGCCACTAGTCGCCTGATCCGCGAGACCGGCGGCGAAGGGCAGCAGGCGCTCCGCGTGAGCCTCGGGCTGGGCAGCACCGCCGAGCACGTCGACCGGCTCCTGCTGGCCTTGCGGCAGATCGTCGCGCGCGGCGCTCGGTGGGAATACACCAAGGTGGACGGCCGGTGGACGCCGGTCGGCGACCCGCGTGAGCTGCCACCGTTCTGTGCCTGACGGCGGTGCCGGGAGCGGGCCAGGGGCGAGCGTGGACAATGGGGGAGTGAGCACCGAGCCCTCGCCCGAATCCGACGTGTCCGAGCCCGCTGTGCCCGAGCCTGACGTGCCCGGGCCTGCCGAGCCGCGGCCCGGTGGGGACGCTGGAGGAGCCGAGGCGGCCCCCGCGCCGTCGCTGCCCAAGCGGCGGATCGGCCTGGTGTTCGCGGTCGCGGTGCTGATCTGGGTGATCGATCTGGTGACCAAGAACCTGGTCGCGGCCAATCTGGAGGGCAAGGAACCGGTCCGCATCCTCGGCGGGCTGATCTACCTGCAGGTGATTCGCAATCCAGGGGCCGCCTTCTCCATGGCCACCGGGATGACCTGGGTGCTCGCGCTGATCGCCGCGGCGGTCGTGGTGGCCATCGTGTGGCTGGCGCGGCGGCTGCGCTCGGTCGGCTGGGCGATCGGGCTCGGCCTGGTGCTCGCGGGTGCGCTCGGCAACCTGACCGACCGCCTGTTCCGCGCGCCAGGCCCGCTGCATGGTCACGTCATCGACTTCATCTCCGCCTTCGCGCCCAACGGCCAGGGCTTTGCCATTTTCAACATCGCGGACTCCGCGATCTGCGTCGGCGGTGCGCTGATCGTGCTGCTGTCCTTGCTGGGCAAGGACTACGACGGCACCTCGACACGTGCGAAGAAGGACGCCAAGTGAGCGCGCGCATGCTGCCCGTCCCGGACGGGCTCGACGGGATGCGCGTGGACGCGGGACTGGCCAAGCTGCTCGGCCTGTCGCGCACCGCGGTGGCGGATCTCGCCGCGGCCGGTGACGTGCTGCTCGACGGGCGTCCCGCCGGGAAGTCCGACCGGCTCTCCGCCGGCGGCCTGCTCGAGGTGACCCTGCCGGAACCGGCGCGGCCTGCCGAGCTCGTCGCGGAACCGGTCGAGGGGATGCGGATTCTGCACGACGACGAGGACATCGTCGTGCTGTCCAAGCCGGTCGGTGTCGCCGTCCACCCGAGCCCGGGCTGGACCGGCCCCACGGTCGTCGGCGGGCTCGCCGCGGCCGGGCTGCGGATCGCCACGTCCGGCGCCGCCGAGCGACAGGGCGTGGTCCACCGGCTCGACGCGGGCACCACGGGCGTGATGGTCGTGGCGAAGAGCGAGCACGCGTACACAGTGCTCAAGCGGGCGTTCAAGGAGCGCACTGTGGACAAGGGCTACCACGCCGTCGTCCAGGGGCATCCGGATCCGACGCGCGGCACCATCGACGCACCGATCGACCGGCACCCGCGGCACGACTATAAGTTCGCCGTCGTCGCGGGCGGGCGTCCCAGCGTGACGCACTACGAAGTGGTCGAAGCGTTCCGCGCGGCTTCGCTGGCGCACGTGAAGCTTGAAACCGGGCGTACGCACCAGATCCGCGTGCACTTCTCCGCGCTCCGGCATCCGTGCGCCGGGGACCTGACCTACGGTGCTGACCCGGTGCTGGCGCGCAAGCTGGGCCTTACGCGGCAGTGGCTGCACGCACGGACCCTCGGGTTCGCGCACCCGGCCGACGGCCGCTGGGTCGAGTTCGAAGCCGAATACCCGGACGACCTCGCGAACGCCCTGCAGATCCTGCGTGACGAATACGCCTGATCCCCGGTCACACCGTCCAGGTGAGCGTACGTTCGTCGGGCTCGGGGCGAGGGCTCCAGCGCACCGAGACGACCTGGGTGGCTTCCGGGAGCACGTACACGGTGTGCCCTCCCAGCGTCTCACCCGGCCGTACCCCGATCTTGTGCGGTGGCCGGGAGGTGAGCGAGACGGGTGCCTTGGCGACGGTGCCGCTGTCGGCGGTGAGCAGTTCGAGGTAGTTGTCCGGCAACGACGCGAACGGCACCGAGCCGCGGTTGGTGATCTCGGTGTGCACGACCACCGCGCGCTCGCCTTCCTCCAGCCGGTACCCCGCCGCGCCGAACAGGAAATCGGCCGGGTCCTGCACCTCCAGCAGTTGCACGGTGAGCAGCTCGCCCTCCAGCCCCTGCGTCTCCAGCTTCTCGCCGATTCGCCCGCGCTGTCCGCCGGCCGGGGCTTCCAGCCGGGGCTCGTCACCGCGCGCCCACGACGCGGTCTGCGGCACGCCCCAGGTGCTGACGGCCGGATCCGCCGTAGTGGCCGCTCCTCTCACGCCGTACGCGCCAGATGGCGCTCCGTACGGTCCGGACTGTGCGGGTTGCGCCTTGTACGCACCTGATGGCCCTGGGGTTCCGTGCGCGCCTGAATGTGCGCCCTGCACCGTCGCTCCGTACGGCCCCGATGATGCGTCCTGTAGTCCTGATGGGGATCCGTATGCCCCCGACGGTGTGCCCTGGACTCCCGACGGGGATCCGTACGCTCCCGGTGCTCCCTGGACTCCCGACGGGGATCCGTACGCTCCCGACGGTGTGCCTTGTACCCCCGATGGTGCTCCGTACGCTCCCGACGGCACACCGTGCACCGCCCCATATTGTCCACTGTGGACGTCGTTGCCCGCGGCAGCGTTCGGCTGTCCCGGTGCTGGGGAACCCGTTGCCGCCCAACCGGTCCCGGCTCCCGGCCTGCCCGCGAACCCCGGCGCGCCGCCGGACTGCGGTCCGGCACCCTGCGTCGCGGATCCGCCTCCTCCCGCCCACTGCGCGGCCTGTATCCCGCCCAGCCCTCCGTCGCCCGGTACGCCACTGTCTGGGCCTGCAGTGCCCGGCGTCGCCCAGTCCGCAGCGCCGCTTGTGGTTGTACTGCCTGGGGTTGCGCTGCCCGGTCCTCCGCCGCCGGGCGCTCTGCCATCTGGCACTGCGCTTCTCGTCGCTGCCCAGCCCGGCGTAGCGCTGCCCGGGGCTGCATTGCCCGGCTCGCCGCTGGGCGTTCCGCCCGGCACTCCACTGTGGGTACCCACACCGCCCGGCGTCGCCCAGCCCAGTGCACTGCCCGGGGTCGCGCCGCCCAGTCCTCCTCCGCCAGGCGCTCCACCGTCTTGCCCGCCGCCACTCGGCGTTGCCGAACCCGGCAGAACACCGCTTGGGGTTCCGCTGTCCGGCCCGGTGCCGTTTGGCGTTGCCCAGCCCGGAAGGACGCCGCTGGGGACTGCGTTGGCCGGTCTGCCGCCGGGTGCTCCACCGTCCTGTCCTGCGCCACCCTGCGTTGCCCAACCCAGCACTGCACCGTTGGGAGTCGGACCGCCCGGCCATCCGCCACCCGCTATCGCACCAGCCCCAGGCATCGCACTACCCGGCGCCACCCCACCCGGCACCGCACCGCCTTGCATCCCGCCACCACCGGGTACCGCCCCGGATTGCGCCCCATACCCCGGCGTCCCCCACCCGGTCCCCGGCCCAGCCCCATACCCCGGCGCCGCGCCCGGCCTGCCCGGCGACGGCATCCCGCCGGTCGGTGGCATCCGGCCGGCCGGCCCGCCCGGCCCCGGCCGCTGCCACGACGGGGGTACCCCCGAAAGGGCCGCACGTAGACCGTTCGGGTCACTTTCCACGCCGACCAGCAGTGGCAATCCGCTGCCGGACAGCGAGACCAGCCGGTAGGCCACCTCGCGCGGGTCCATCCCGACTTTCGCGGCGAGTTCGTGCACGGCCGTCTTGCCCAGCTCGGCCAGCGCGGCGAGCAGGCGGACATCGGCGGGATCGGACACGGCCACTCCGGCAACGCTACCGTCTCGCGGCCGCCGCGACGGGACGGA
This Amycolatopsis sulphurea DNA region includes the following protein-coding sequences:
- a CDS encoding potassium/proton antiporter; its protein translation is MDGLPVLLGVGGLVLLSSVLAVRVSIRLGFPSLLLYLAIGVVLGESGLGIHFDNPALTQSLGLAALVLILTEGGLTTRWSSVKSSLGPGIVLSTVAVVISIVVTGAALHWLLGLDWRLALLWGAVLASTDAAAVFSVLRSAGIGKRLSGMLELESGINDAPAYIAVIVLASGDAVDWSLPLVVVYELAAGLAIGLAFGWLGTQALRRAALPATGLYPLATVAVCVLAYSSGQLAHASGLLATYVAGLVLGNSKLPHRSDTLSFAEGLGWLAQIGLFVLLGLFASPSRLLETLVPGLVAGAVVLLLARPLSVALSLLPFRLPWREQAFLSWAGLRGAVPIVLAMIPLSQGLPGAQRLVDAVFVLVIVLTLLQGSTLGPLARLLRLDRAGEVQEIEVDSAPLDELGAELLQVRIQKGSKLHGVYLSELRLPAGATVSLVVRSGAGFTPQKTSRLQEDDQLLVVATEHVREAAELRIRAVDRAGRLARWRGESGR
- a CDS encoding RluA family pseudouridine synthase, coding for MSARMLPVPDGLDGMRVDAGLAKLLGLSRTAVADLAAAGDVLLDGRPAGKSDRLSAGGLLEVTLPEPARPAELVAEPVEGMRILHDDEDIVVLSKPVGVAVHPSPGWTGPTVVGGLAAAGLRIATSGAAERQGVVHRLDAGTTGVMVVAKSEHAYTVLKRAFKERTVDKGYHAVVQGHPDPTRGTIDAPIDRHPRHDYKFAVVAGGRPSVTHYEVVEAFRAASLAHVKLETGRTHQIRVHFSALRHPCAGDLTYGADPVLARKLGLTRQWLHARTLGFAHPADGRWVEFEAEYPDDLANALQILRDEYA
- a CDS encoding aminotransferase class V-fold PLP-dependent enzyme, which gives rise to MTATSPPNTVLPNALASNAPESGETNAVPPVAGAGLRIPLVTGGDISYANLDHAASAPCLSAVRSAVDEFLPWYASVHRGAGFASQVSTRLYERTRKVLRRFADARDTDTVVFTRNTTDAFNLLAKALPHKTSVVVFDTEHHAALLPWRGPNVRRVSLPRTRLAAVSVVDEALAACPQGPRLVVVAGASNVTGELLPVAEISAVARKHGARVALDAAQLAPHRRISLRELDVDYVALSGHKLYAPFGAGALIGRSDWLRAAVPYLAGGGATKLVTEEAVVWNTGPERHEAGSPNTVGVYALSVACEQLAANWDAIGAHEAELLERLRKGLAGLPGCAELRLFDAPVDRVGTVSFVVDGFDPGWVAAVLSAEYGIGVRDGAFCAHVATSRLIRETGGEGQQALRVSLGLGSTAEHVDRLLLALRQIVARGARWEYTKVDGRWTPVGDPRELPPFCA
- the lspA gene encoding signal peptidase II, whose amino-acid sequence is MSTEPSPESDVSEPAVPEPDVPGPAEPRPGGDAGGAEAAPAPSLPKRRIGLVFAVAVLIWVIDLVTKNLVAANLEGKEPVRILGGLIYLQVIRNPGAAFSMATGMTWVLALIAAAVVVAIVWLARRLRSVGWAIGLGLVLAGALGNLTDRLFRAPGPLHGHVIDFISAFAPNGQGFAIFNIADSAICVGGALIVLLSLLGKDYDGTSTRAKKDAK